In Mauremys reevesii isolate NIE-2019 linkage group 14, ASM1616193v1, whole genome shotgun sequence, a single window of DNA contains:
- the GRK1 gene encoding rhodopsin kinase GRK1, with amino-acid sequence MDIGGLETVVANSAYVSARGGAEAASAARDRKLRARLKLPHISQCAHLRARPDLDFAGVCLRQPIGKRLFQQFLEEQEPLAAAGGLWKSVEGYAAAEEAARPRAAQETVNRFFDVASATFCAFLEEETVARAKADARHGRADLFREAEGELLRHLEARAWAGFKESLCFSRFLQFKWLEGQSVTDEWFLDFRVLGKGGFGEVCACQMRATGKMYANKKLNKKRLKKRNGYEGAIVEKRILAKVHSRFIVTLAYAFQTKLDLCLVMTLMNGGDLRYHVYNMDEKNPGFPEPRAVFYTAQIICGLEHLHQNRIIYRDLKPENVLLDDAGHVRLSDLGLAVELPEGKDKTKGYAGTPGFMAPELLKNEEYDWSVDYFTLGVTLYEMIEAKGPFRCRGEKVENKEVTRRILHDPVKYSEKFSAACRAACEGLMAKEPAGRLGFRDNQCAQLKGHPLFQKVNWGRLEAGLVEPPFVPDPKTVYAKDIGEVGAFSTVKGVVLDEQDRAFYDDFSSGNIPIPWQEEMVETGVFGELNVWGAKGTVPRDLDPNAPADSVSSKSGTCLLL; translated from the exons ATGGACATCGGCGGCCTGGAGACGGTGGTGGCCAACTCGGCCTACGTCTCGGCCCGGGGCGGCGCCGAGGCCGCCTCCGCCGCCCGGGACCGGAAGCTGCGGGCCCGCCTCAAGCTGCCCCACATCAGCCAGTGCGCCCACCTCCGGGCCCGGCCGGACCTGGACTTCGCCGGCGTCTGCCTCCGGCAGCCCATCGGCAAGCGGCTCTTCcagcagttcctggaggagcaggagccgTTGGCCGCGGCCGGCGGCCTCTGGAAGAGCGTGGAGGGCTACGCCGCGGCCGAGGAGGCCGCCCGGCCCCGGGCGGCGCAGGAGACCGTCAACCGTTTCTTCGACGTGGCCTCCGCGACCTTCTGCGCCTTCCTGGAGGAGGAGACGGTGGCCAGGGCCAAGGCGGACGCCCGGCACGGCCGGGCGGACCTCTTCCGGGAGGCCGAAGGGGAGCTCCTGCGGCACCTGGAGGCCCGGGCCTGGGCCGGCTTCAAGGAGAGCTTGTGCTTCTCCCGCTTCCTCCAGTTCAAGTGGCTGGAGGGGCAGAGCGTGACGGACGAGTGGTTCCTGGACTTCCGCGTGCTGGGCAAGGGCGGCTTCGGCGAGGTCTGCGCCTGCCAGATGCGGGCCACCGGCAAGATGTACGCCAACAAGAAACTCAACAAGAAGCGGCTGAAGAAACGCAACGGATACGAG GGGGCCATCGTGGAGAAGCGGATCCTGGCCAAGGTTCACAGCCGGTTCATCGTCACGCTGGCCTACGCCTTCCAGACCAAGCTGGACCTGTGTCTGGTGATGACGCTCATGAACGGCGGCGACCTCAG gtACCACGTCTACAACATGGACGAGAAGAACCCGGGTTTCCCGGAGCCTCGGGCCGTTTTCTACACGGCCCAGATCATCTGCGGCCTGGAGCACCTGCACCAGAACCGCATCATCTACCGGGACCTGAAGCCGGAGAACGTGCTGCTGGACGACGCGG GGCACGTCCGGCTGTCGGACCTCGGGCTGGCGGTGGAGCTGCCGGAGGGGAAGGACAAGACCAAGGGGTACGCGGGGACCCCAG GGTTCATGGCCCCCGAGCTGCTGAAGAACGAGGAATACGACTGGAGTGTGGATTATTTCACACTGGGGGTGACCCTCTATGAGATGATCGAAGCCAAGGGCCCCTTTCGCTGCCGGGGGGAGAAG GTGGAGAACAAGGAGGTGACCCGGCGCATCCTGCACGACCCGGTGAAATACTCGGAGAAGTTCAGCGCCGCCTGCCGGGCCGCCTGCGAGGGACTCATGGCCAAGGAGCCCGCCGGCCGCCTGGGCTTCCGGGACAACCAGTGCGCCCAGCTCAAGGGCCATCCGCTCTTCCAGAAGGTGAACTGGGGCCGGCTGGAGGCAG GCCTGGTGGAGCCGCCCTTCGTGCCCGACCCCAAGACGGTCTACGCCAAGGACATCGGCGAGGTGGGCGCCTTCTCCACGGTGAAGGGCGTGGTGCTGGACGAGCAGGACCGGGCTTTCTACGACGACTTCTCCTCCGGCAACATCCCCATCCCCTGGCAGGAGGAGATGGTGGAAACCGGCGTCTTCGGGGAACTGAACGTGTGGGGGGCCAAGGGCACCGTCCCCAGGGACCTCGACCCCAACGCGCCTGCCGACAGCGTCAGCAGCAAATCGGGGACGTGCCTCCTgctgtga